The following coding sequences are from one Aquificaceae bacterium window:
- a CDS encoding ribose-phosphate pyrophosphokinase produces MLGSIKLLTGTSNPKLAQEVSEFLGIPLSDVLVGRFSDGEVRVKINESMRGEDVFVIQSLGYPVNESIMELLLMLDALKRASAGRITAVVPYYAYARQDRKDKPRVPISARLLADLITTAGAQRLIVVDLHSPQIQGFFNIPVDNLYALNVLYEYVKDKVDEDVVVVSPDAGGVERARLLANKLGCGIAIIYKRRPEPNVAEVLDIIGDVKGKKAIIVDDIIDTAGTVVAATHMLLSKGAKGVLVCATHGIFSGPAIERLKESPVEEVIVTNTLNMEEKRFEKLRVVSVAPLIAEAIRRAHEGESISSLFV; encoded by the coding sequence ATGTTAGGTTCTATAAAACTTCTGACAGGCACAAGTAATCCAAAGCTTGCACAAGAGGTTTCTGAATTTCTTGGTATACCCCTTTCGGATGTGTTAGTGGGTCGCTTTAGCGACGGAGAGGTAAGAGTAAAGATAAATGAGTCCATGAGAGGGGAGGATGTTTTCGTAATACAGTCCCTGGGTTATCCTGTCAATGAAAGCATAATGGAGCTCCTCCTTATGCTTGATGCTCTTAAAAGAGCTTCCGCAGGAAGAATAACCGCAGTTGTCCCTTACTACGCATACGCAAGGCAGGACAGGAAGGACAAGCCAAGGGTTCCCATAAGTGCAAGGCTTTTGGCAGACCTAATAACCACAGCGGGAGCTCAAAGGCTTATAGTAGTGGACCTCCACTCTCCTCAAATTCAGGGCTTTTTCAACATACCAGTGGATAACCTATACGCTTTGAACGTGCTATACGAATATGTAAAAGACAAGGTGGATGAAGATGTTGTAGTAGTCTCACCAGATGCAGGGGGTGTAGAAAGGGCAAGACTTCTTGCCAATAAGTTGGGCTGTGGTATAGCCATAATATACAAGAGGAGACCTGAACCAAACGTGGCGGAAGTGCTTGACATAATAGGTGATGTAAAGGGCAAAAAGGCGATAATTGTGGACGATATTATAGATACCGCAGGAACGGTGGTAGCTGCCACACATATGCTTCTTTCAAAAGGTGCAAAGGGTGTATTGGTTTGTGCTACTCACGGCATCTTCTCTGGTCCTGCCATAGAGAGGCTTAAGGAATCACCAGTAGAAGAGGTCATAGTTACTAACACTCTTAACATGGAGGAGAAGCGCTTTGAAAAGTTAAGGGTTGTTTCTGTGGCTCCTCTTATAGCGGAAGCCATAAGGCGCGCCCACGAAGGCGAATCTATAAGCTCACTTTTTGTATAA
- the ispE gene encoding 4-(cytidine 5'-diphospho)-2-C-methyl-D-erythritol kinase, whose amino-acid sequence MLRLLSPAKLNLGLWLLGKRPDGYHEIFTIYQAIDLFDEILIQEGPLKVETSTGIPMEENLVYKAIKSMEKLLGKELNFRVFIQKHIPEGAGLGGGSSNVATVLKAINQLLGNPLSERELHQVVSGVSSDAGFFLMGGSAIGRGRGEILERIELPKMVFTVVYPGVKCSTSYVYSMVKEDILTEYVESDKILESLRVGDLSPLQNKLGELAGELYPEVGEVLRFLRSLGKVALVSGSGSSVFYVGEPTQELELACKVRGWRLYRVESYGV is encoded by the coding sequence ATGCTAAGGCTCTTATCTCCTGCCAAGCTTAATTTGGGGTTGTGGCTTCTTGGAAAAAGACCTGACGGATACCACGAAATCTTTACTATATATCAAGCCATAGATTTATTTGACGAAATACTTATCCAAGAGGGACCCTTGAAGGTGGAGACCAGCACGGGCATACCTATGGAAGAAAATCTCGTCTACAAGGCTATAAAGTCCATGGAAAAGCTCCTTGGAAAAGAGCTTAACTTTAGAGTTTTCATTCAGAAACACATACCAGAAGGTGCTGGTCTTGGAGGTGGCTCTTCTAACGTGGCAACGGTTTTGAAGGCTATAAACCAGTTGCTTGGCAATCCATTGAGTGAAAGGGAACTGCATCAAGTAGTAAGCGGTGTATCCTCCGATGCGGGCTTTTTCCTTATGGGAGGTTCTGCCATAGGAAGGGGTAGAGGTGAAATTCTTGAGAGGATTGAACTGCCTAAGATGGTTTTTACTGTAGTATATCCGGGTGTTAAGTGTTCTACTTCATATGTTTATAGCATGGTAAAAGAAGATATCTTGACAGAGTATGTGGAGAGTGATAAAATATTAGAAAGCCTAAGGGTTGGAGACCTGAGCCCTCTCCAGAACAAGCTGGGTGAGCTGGCTGGAGAGCTTTACCCAGAGGTGGGTGAGGTGCTTAGGTTTTTAAGAAGCTTGGGCAAAGTGGCTCTTGTGAGTGGTAGTGGCTCCAGCGTCTTTTATGTAGGTGAGCCCACTCAAGAGTTGGAGCTTGCCTGCAAAGTGAGAGGCTGGAGGTTATACAGAGTGGAAAGTTATGGGGTGTAG
- the groES gene encoding co-chaperone GroES — protein sequence MAKLRPLYDKIVVKRFEEQEQRTASGIIIPDTAKEKPQIGEVVAVGEGKLLQNGQQVPPKVKPGDKVVFNKYAGTEVELDGEKFLIMSEDEVLAIVE from the coding sequence ATGGCAAAGCTCAGACCCCTTTATGACAAGATAGTGGTTAAGAGGTTTGAGGAGCAAGAACAAAGAACTGCCTCTGGAATAATCATACCAGACACTGCCAAAGAAAAGCCACAAATAGGAGAAGTTGTTGCGGTAGGAGAAGGAAAGCTTTTGCAAAACGGTCAACAAGTTCCACCTAAGGTAAAGCCCGGAGACAAGGTGGTCTTTAATAAGTATGCGGGCACCGAGGTGGAGCTTGATGGAGAAAAGTTTCTTATTATGTCCGAAGATGAAGTGCTTGCAATAGTTGAATAA
- the groL gene encoding chaperonin GroEL (60 kDa chaperone family; promotes refolding of misfolded polypeptides especially under stressful conditions; forms two stacked rings of heptamers to form a barrel-shaped 14mer; ends can be capped by GroES; misfolded proteins enter the barrel where they are refolded when GroES binds) — MAAKKVIYGEDARARLKAGVDKLANAVKVTLGPRGREVIIEKKWGTPVVTKDGVTVAKEIELKDPYENMGAQLVKEVASKTADVAGDGTTTATVLAQAIFTEGLKAIASGANPMDLKRGIDKAVEKVIEEIKALSIPVSGRKEIEQVATISANNDPEIGKIIADAMEAVGKDGVITVEESKSAQTTLETVQGMQFDRGYLSPYFVTNPDKMEAVLEEPYILIYEKKISNVKDILPILEQVVRAGKPILIIAEDVEAEALATLVVNHIKGVIRACAVKAPGFGQRRKDYLQDIAILTGGTAITEELGIKLESVTLDMLGRADKVIVDKDNTTIVGGKGSKEAINARIEQIKKQIVETTSDYDREKLQERLAKLAGGVAIIRVGAATEAELKEKKARVEDAVHATKAAVEEGIVPGGGVALVRASEALENLKMDNPDQQVGVDIVKKACRTPLRQIASNAGFEGYVVLEKVLQLGKEKGKNWGFDAAVGEYKDMVEAGIIDPTKVVRTAIQNAASVAGTMLTAEALVAEIPEDKKEKTPTPDMPELD, encoded by the coding sequence ATGGCGGCAAAGAAGGTTATCTATGGAGAAGATGCAAGAGCAAGGCTCAAAGCAGGTGTTGACAAGCTTGCCAACGCAGTTAAGGTCACCCTTGGACCAAGGGGTAGAGAGGTCATCATTGAAAAGAAGTGGGGTACACCTGTAGTCACTAAAGATGGTGTAACGGTAGCAAAGGAAATTGAACTCAAAGACCCCTATGAAAACATGGGTGCACAACTTGTCAAAGAGGTTGCCTCCAAGACCGCAGACGTGGCCGGTGATGGAACTACAACCGCAACAGTGCTGGCACAGGCTATATTCACTGAGGGTCTAAAGGCTATCGCCTCTGGTGCAAACCCCATGGACCTCAAGAGGGGTATAGACAAGGCGGTAGAGAAGGTCATAGAAGAAATTAAGGCACTATCTATACCTGTGAGTGGAAGGAAGGAGATAGAGCAAGTTGCCACCATATCCGCCAACAACGACCCCGAGATAGGAAAGATAATCGCAGATGCTATGGAAGCGGTTGGCAAAGATGGTGTGATAACCGTTGAAGAGTCCAAGTCCGCACAGACCACCCTTGAAACCGTCCAAGGTATGCAGTTTGACAGAGGATACCTATCTCCATACTTTGTGACCAATCCAGACAAGATGGAGGCGGTTCTTGAAGAGCCATACATTCTCATATACGAAAAGAAGATTTCCAACGTAAAGGACATTCTGCCCATACTTGAGCAGGTAGTCAGAGCAGGAAAACCCATCCTCATAATAGCAGAAGATGTAGAAGCGGAAGCCCTTGCAACCCTTGTGGTCAACCACATAAAGGGAGTTATCAGAGCATGTGCGGTAAAGGCACCCGGTTTTGGTCAAAGGAGAAAGGACTACCTCCAAGACATAGCCATACTCACCGGTGGCACTGCTATAACTGAGGAGCTTGGTATAAAGCTTGAAAGCGTCACCCTTGACATGCTCGGAAGGGCAGACAAGGTAATAGTGGACAAGGATAACACCACCATAGTAGGTGGAAAGGGTTCAAAAGAAGCTATAAACGCAAGGATAGAGCAAATAAAGAAGCAGATAGTGGAGACCACCTCTGACTACGACAGGGAAAAGCTCCAAGAAAGACTTGCCAAGTTGGCAGGTGGTGTGGCTATCATAAGAGTTGGTGCGGCTACAGAAGCTGAGCTCAAAGAAAAGAAGGCAAGAGTAGAAGACGCAGTGCACGCCACAAAGGCTGCAGTGGAAGAAGGTATAGTCCCAGGTGGTGGTGTGGCATTGGTTAGAGCTTCCGAAGCACTTGAAAACCTTAAGATGGATAATCCAGACCAGCAAGTGGGTGTGGACATAGTAAAGAAGGCATGTAGGACACCTCTTAGGCAGATAGCTTCCAATGCAGGATTTGAGGGTTATGTGGTCCTTGAAAAGGTGCTACAGCTTGGCAAGGAAAAAGGCAAGAACTGGGGCTTTGACGCAGCGGTGGGAGAATACAAGGATATGGTAGAAGCAGGTATAATAGACCCCACCAAGGTGGTAAGGACTGCTATACAAAACGCCGCTTCCGTGGCAGGAACTATGCTTACCGCAGAAGCCCTTGTGGCAGAAATTCCAGAGGATAAGAAGGAAAAGACACCAACCCCTGATATGCCAGAGCTTGACTAA
- a CDS encoding SulP family inorganic anion transporter, translated as MERFFPFLRWLKGYDRKTFTSDLVAGLTVAVVLVPQSMAYALIAGLPPVYGLYAASIPVIVAALFGSSAQLATGPVAIVAFLTFVSLTSYAKPGEEKFIELAILLAFLVGIIQLLIGVFRLGFLVNFVSHSVIIGFTNAAAIIIISTQIPAILGIKVEQKELIFQNIYEIVKAIPQTNPYTLMVGLGSIALIVGLRKINKNFPSALLTVALFTALSYFFAFESYGIRVVGDIPQGLPLPSLPSIDLDLLDKIIGKAFIIALVGFMEAYAIAKFIASQTKQKIDVNQELIGQGLANLVGSFFKSFPVSGSFSRSAVNFQAGAKTGMANIISASFVIATIFFVAPLLYYLPRAVLSAVVITAVVNLIKPKYFVHLWKTNKYDGISAISTFALSFIMKPDYAIFIGVFLSLSLFLWRSLYPRIVRMSRDPVSKTFVNAETNNLPTCPQIEMVRPEASFYYANTENILEEIKEMIEQKPALKHLVIDCESVNYMDGTALDALSDFLEDIRKRGINLVFVNVKGPVEEVMRRSGFLEKLGKRNLMPSKGYAVGELFKSIDHEYCAKVCPHAVFNECYTVKEYVKFEPAKNPIRDIYEAFSNYEDIEVYAGRAYRNLILRSDGKEIELKAEDFYTDGKGIYVPSTKFMKYNGEVISFGGLCSKKGCEMKNGFVYLGKDTKEIVEKLLGILK; from the coding sequence ATGGAAAGGTTCTTTCCCTTTCTCAGATGGCTAAAGGGTTATGACAGGAAAACCTTTACCTCTGACTTAGTGGCTGGTCTTACAGTGGCGGTTGTGCTTGTGCCACAGTCTATGGCTTATGCCCTCATAGCTGGTCTTCCACCCGTTTATGGACTATACGCTGCATCCATACCTGTAATAGTTGCTGCACTTTTTGGAAGCTCCGCCCAGCTTGCCACAGGTCCTGTTGCTATAGTAGCCTTTTTGACCTTTGTCTCTCTCACAAGCTACGCAAAACCCGGTGAAGAGAAATTCATAGAGCTTGCCATTCTTTTAGCTTTTCTGGTGGGTATAATACAGCTACTGATAGGTGTCTTCAGGCTTGGATTTTTGGTGAACTTTGTATCACATTCGGTGATAATAGGCTTTACCAACGCAGCGGCAATAATAATAATTAGCACACAGATACCTGCAATTTTAGGCATAAAGGTGGAACAAAAGGAGCTTATATTCCAAAACATATACGAGATAGTAAAGGCAATTCCACAAACAAACCCTTACACCCTCATGGTGGGTTTAGGCTCCATAGCTTTGATAGTGGGGTTAAGGAAGATAAACAAAAACTTTCCCTCCGCACTGCTTACTGTGGCTTTATTTACCGCCCTATCATACTTTTTTGCCTTTGAAAGCTACGGCATAAGGGTGGTGGGTGATATACCTCAGGGTCTTCCTCTACCCTCCTTGCCCTCTATAGACCTTGACCTTTTGGACAAGATAATAGGCAAGGCTTTTATCATAGCCCTTGTGGGTTTTATGGAAGCCTACGCCATAGCCAAGTTTATAGCAAGCCAAACAAAGCAGAAGATAGACGTAAACCAAGAGCTCATAGGTCAAGGACTTGCAAACCTTGTAGGTTCTTTCTTTAAGAGCTTTCCCGTGAGCGGTTCCTTTTCTCGCTCTGCGGTAAACTTCCAAGCAGGTGCAAAAACAGGCATGGCAAACATCATAAGTGCCAGCTTTGTGATAGCCACCATATTCTTTGTTGCACCTCTTTTATACTACCTTCCAAGAGCGGTGCTCTCTGCGGTGGTCATAACTGCAGTGGTAAACCTCATAAAGCCAAAATACTTTGTGCATCTTTGGAAAACAAACAAATATGACGGCATATCCGCCATCTCCACCTTTGCTTTATCCTTTATCATGAAGCCAGACTATGCCATCTTTATAGGAGTGTTTTTGTCTCTTTCCCTTTTCCTCTGGAGAAGCCTATACCCAAGAATTGTCAGAATGTCCAGAGACCCAGTTAGCAAAACCTTTGTGAACGCAGAAACTAACAACCTACCCACCTGTCCACAGATTGAGATGGTAAGACCAGAGGCATCCTTCTACTATGCCAATACAGAGAATATTCTTGAAGAAATAAAGGAGATGATAGAGCAAAAGCCCGCACTCAAACACTTGGTTATAGACTGTGAGTCTGTAAACTACATGGATGGAACAGCCCTTGATGCCCTAAGCGACTTCCTTGAGGATATCAGAAAGAGAGGAATAAACCTTGTGTTTGTTAACGTAAAGGGTCCTGTGGAAGAAGTTATGAGGCGTTCAGGCTTCCTTGAAAAGCTTGGCAAGCGAAATCTCATGCCCTCCAAGGGATACGCGGTCGGTGAGCTTTTCAAAAGTATAGACCATGAATACTGTGCAAAGGTATGTCCCCATGCGGTCTTTAACGAATGCTATACGGTTAAGGAGTATGTAAAGTTTGAGCCTGCTAAAAATCCCATAAGGGATATATACGAAGCCTTCTCTAATTACGAAGATATAGAAGTTTATGCGGGAAGAGCATACAGGAATCTTATCCTTAGGTCTGATGGAAAGGAGATAGAACTCAAAGCGGAAGATTTCTACACAGATGGAAAGGGTATATACGTGCCTTCTACAAAGTTTATGAAGTATAACGGTGAGGTTATTTCCTTTGGTGGCTTGTGTAGCAAGAAGGGTTGTGAGATGAAGAATGGCTTTGTTTATCTTGGAAAGGATACAAAAGAGATAGTGGAAAAGCTCTTAGGCATTCTAAAATAA
- a CDS encoding carbon-nitrogen hydrolase family protein, whose amino-acid sequence MLNFAVLQFRPFFGRVEENLKKVLEMLRYVKDGSFVLLPEMWQCGFDYQNLERHADATHEVLQELIRVSKERRLTVVGTYPLKVNEGIHNSAIVVDKGNIAGVRHKIKLFPLYEEQKHFLPGNENPLFEVSGVKLGILVCFELRFPELSWSLREAKLLLVPAMWGSKRKEHLKVLSRARAIENQCFLMLSNAWGEVGGEEYGGSSAIYNPWGEVLAFSERGDSLLQVEVDLEETQRVRNLIPLL is encoded by the coding sequence ATGCTTAACTTTGCGGTCCTGCAGTTTAGACCTTTTTTTGGAAGGGTGGAAGAGAACCTCAAAAAAGTCTTGGAAATGCTCCGCTATGTAAAGGATGGGTCTTTTGTGCTTTTGCCCGAAATGTGGCAGTGTGGCTTTGACTATCAAAACTTAGAAAGGCATGCGGACGCAACCCATGAAGTCCTGCAAGAGCTCATAAGGGTCTCAAAAGAGAGAAGGCTAACAGTGGTAGGAACTTATCCCTTAAAGGTCAACGAAGGCATACATAACTCTGCCATAGTGGTAGACAAGGGAAATATAGCGGGAGTAAGGCACAAGATAAAGCTTTTTCCACTTTATGAAGAGCAAAAGCACTTTTTACCTGGTAATGAAAATCCACTTTTTGAGGTTTCTGGTGTAAAGCTGGGTATTCTCGTATGCTTTGAGCTTAGGTTTCCAGAGCTTTCATGGAGCTTGAGGGAGGCTAAGTTGCTCCTTGTGCCAGCCATGTGGGGGAGCAAAAGGAAAGAGCATTTAAAAGTCCTTTCAAGGGCGAGGGCTATAGAGAATCAATGTTTCCTTATGCTTTCTAATGCATGGGGTGAGGTGGGAGGTGAAGAATATGGTGGGTCTTCCGCCATATATAACCCATGGGGTGAGGTGCTTGCCTTTTCAGAAAGGGGAGACAGCCTTCTTCAGGTAGAGGTGGACCTTGAGGAAACACAAAGGGTGAGAAATCTTATCCCTCTATTGTAA
- a CDS encoding CTP synthase → MAYYIFVTGGVLSSLGKGVASASIASLLEEQGLRVNIQKLDPYLNVDPGTMSPYQHGEVYVTEDGAETDLDLGHYERFTEIKMSRKNNITAGKVYYNVIQREREGGYLGATVQVIPHITDEIKRLIRDVEDGYDVVIVEVGGTVGDIEGLPFLEAVRQLSVELGRDKVLFIHITYVPYVKSAGELKTKPTQHSVKELRAIGIQPDIILCRSEVEIPESIKEKIALFTNVKKSAVISAQDVEYIYQVPLILKSQGIDRLILEHFGFTYKETRSKWEDIVQVLKSAERKVRIAIVGKYVSLKDSYKSIIEALTHGGIANRSKVDIIWVNSEDYQEDILEQADGILIPGGFGGRGIEGKVRALRYGRERKKPTFGICLGMQLMCVEFARNVLGLRDANSTEFDPFTPHPVIDIMEEQKNIRHLGGTMRLGSYPCKLVEGTRAREIYGQEVVYERHRHRYEFNNRYRELFESAGMVFSGLSPDGKLVEIIELRDHPWYIGCQFHPEFKSKPHRPHPLFVSFISACLQSQ, encoded by the coding sequence ATGGCATATTACATCTTTGTCACGGGTGGCGTCCTTTCGTCCTTAGGCAAAGGAGTAGCTTCCGCTTCCATAGCCTCTCTTCTTGAGGAGCAAGGTCTTAGGGTAAACATCCAAAAACTTGACCCATATCTAAATGTAGACCCGGGAACTATGAGCCCATACCAACATGGAGAGGTCTACGTAACAGAAGACGGTGCGGAGACAGACTTAGACCTGGGACATTACGAGAGGTTCACAGAGATAAAAATGAGCAGGAAAAACAACATAACCGCAGGGAAGGTTTACTACAACGTAATACAAAGGGAAAGAGAAGGAGGATACCTCGGTGCAACCGTTCAAGTTATACCTCACATAACCGACGAGATAAAAAGGCTAATAAGGGATGTGGAAGATGGGTATGATGTGGTTATAGTGGAGGTGGGTGGGACCGTGGGAGATATAGAGGGTCTTCCTTTTCTTGAGGCGGTCCGTCAACTATCCGTAGAGTTAGGTAGAGACAAGGTTCTTTTCATACACATCACATATGTCCCTTATGTAAAAAGTGCAGGTGAGTTAAAGACCAAACCCACACAGCACTCGGTTAAAGAATTAAGAGCCATAGGTATTCAGCCAGACATAATCCTGTGTAGGTCGGAGGTGGAAATTCCGGAAAGCATAAAAGAGAAGATAGCCCTCTTTACCAACGTGAAAAAGTCTGCGGTCATATCCGCACAAGACGTAGAGTATATATACCAAGTGCCTTTGATACTCAAAAGTCAGGGTATAGACAGGCTCATTCTTGAACACTTTGGTTTTACCTATAAGGAAACAAGGAGCAAATGGGAGGACATAGTCCAAGTTTTAAAATCCGCAGAGAGGAAGGTAAGGATTGCTATCGTAGGAAAGTATGTCTCTTTAAAGGACTCCTACAAAAGCATAATTGAAGCTCTTACGCACGGTGGAATAGCCAATAGGTCAAAGGTGGATATAATCTGGGTAAACTCGGAGGACTATCAAGAGGATATTTTAGAGCAAGCGGATGGCATACTTATTCCAGGAGGCTTTGGAGGGAGAGGAATAGAAGGCAAGGTTAGGGCTTTGAGATATGGAAGAGAGAGGAAAAAACCTACCTTTGGTATATGCCTTGGCATGCAACTTATGTGTGTGGAGTTTGCAAGGAATGTGCTTGGTCTAAGAGATGCCAACTCCACAGAGTTTGACCCCTTTACGCCTCATCCTGTAATAGACATAATGGAAGAGCAGAAAAATATAAGGCATCTTGGTGGGACTATGAGGCTTGGGTCATACCCCTGCAAGTTAGTGGAAGGGACAAGGGCAAGGGAAATATATGGGCAAGAAGTGGTCTACGAGCGACACAGACATAGATATGAGTTCAATAACCGCTATAGAGAGCTTTTTGAGTCCGCAGGCATGGTTTTCTCTGGGCTTTCGCCTGACGGGAAACTTGTGGAGATAATTGAGCTAAGAGACCATCCTTGGTATATAGGCTGTCAGTTCCATCCAGAGTTTAAAAGCAAGCCACACAGACCACATCCACTCTTTGTGTCCTTTATCTCCGCCTGTTTACAATCTCAATAA
- a CDS encoding metallophosphoesterase, whose amino-acid sequence MRWFILVFLTLFALMHLYAYSRVFKPALGKRGRWVIALLLSSGFFSPFIWRYADANMGPQVAYVTALSGLMWAGFLLYLVVVGLLFDLYRGVVYVSRRFFDINPLPLPSPKAIALSILLISTVLSVYSHYETLNLKVERYTVYTDKLPENIQRLKVLHISDMHLGPVMGMDKIRLVLEVYEREKPDLVVSTGDLVDGNMRDKLHLADALSEMKPPLGKYAVLGNHEYYRGLEQAIDFTQRAGFRLLRGDLAQIREVNLTVVGIDDDDCRFFKKCQGTLSDRELLEKANPNSFVLYLKHKPRLQEGAERLFDLMLSGHTHGGVYYPVGKLILTRLFISDRGFHRLGDSYIYISKGVGTGGPPMRLFSPPDVAVIEIVNRRR is encoded by the coding sequence ATGAGATGGTTTATATTGGTCTTTCTAACCCTTTTTGCCCTTATGCATCTTTATGCTTACTCAAGGGTTTTTAAACCTGCACTTGGAAAAAGAGGGAGATGGGTCATTGCCTTGTTGCTTTCTTCTGGATTTTTCTCACCCTTTATATGGCGTTATGCGGATGCTAATATGGGTCCTCAGGTTGCTTATGTTACTGCTTTAAGCGGTCTAATGTGGGCTGGTTTTTTATTGTATTTAGTTGTAGTGGGTTTGCTTTTTGACCTCTATAGGGGTGTGGTTTATGTTTCTCGCAGGTTTTTTGACATAAACCCTCTGCCCCTACCCTCCCCAAAGGCAATAGCCCTTTCCATTCTACTCATCTCCACTGTGCTGTCTGTGTATAGCCATTATGAGACGCTTAACCTCAAGGTGGAAAGGTATACTGTATACACCGATAAACTTCCAGAAAACATCCAAAGGCTAAAGGTGCTCCACATATCGGATATGCATCTTGGTCCTGTAATGGGGATGGACAAAATAAGACTTGTGCTTGAGGTGTATGAAAGGGAAAAGCCAGACCTTGTGGTTTCTACGGGAGATTTAGTGGATGGGAATATGAGGGACAAACTCCACTTGGCTGACGCTTTGTCTGAGATGAAGCCACCCTTGGGAAAGTATGCGGTTTTGGGAAACCACGAATACTATAGAGGTCTGGAACAGGCTATAGACTTTACCCAAAGGGCTGGCTTTAGGCTCTTAAGGGGAGACTTGGCACAGATAAGGGAAGTAAACTTAACTGTGGTTGGAATTGACGACGATGACTGTAGGTTTTTCAAAAAGTGCCAAGGCACTCTTTCCGACAGGGAACTATTAGAAAAGGCAAATCCTAACAGTTTTGTCCTATATCTCAAACACAAACCGCGCCTACAAGAGGGTGCGGAGAGGCTCTTTGACCTTATGCTCTCGGGACACACGCATGGTGGTGTGTATTACCCTGTGGGGAAACTCATCCTCACAAGGCTCTTTATAAGTGATAGAGGCTTTCATAGGCTGGGAGACTCTTACATTTACATAAGCAAAGGTGTGGGCACAGGTGGACCACCCATGAGGCTCTTTTCTCCACCAGATGTGGCAGTTATTGAGATTGTAAACAGGCGGAGATAA
- a CDS encoding response regulator, translating to MSLKILVVEDENDLAELIAYNLRKEGYEALVCLRGADAIKYLEENPPDLLLLDVMLPDYDGFRIAQYVRGKESLKDIPIIFVTARDMEQDKLKGFSLGADDYITKPFSLKELLARVKAVLRRVGKERRQTQFRLGSIHIDLEKKEVKRGEEVIELTPTEFLILSALLENYGKPVSREYLIERVLKRDVYDRTVDVHIKKLREKLGEEGKAIQTVRGFGYKLEI from the coding sequence ATGAGTTTGAAGATACTTGTGGTAGAAGATGAGAATGACCTTGCGGAGTTGATAGCTTACAATCTAAGGAAAGAAGGCTATGAAGCCCTTGTTTGTCTTAGGGGTGCGGATGCCATAAAATACCTTGAAGAAAACCCGCCAGACCTTTTGCTCCTTGATGTGATGCTTCCAGACTACGATGGTTTTAGGATAGCCCAGTATGTGAGAGGAAAAGAAAGTCTTAAGGATATACCCATAATATTCGTAACCGCACGGGACATGGAACAGGATAAGCTAAAGGGTTTCTCTCTCGGTGCGGACGACTACATAACCAAGCCCTTTTCCTTAAAGGAACTTCTTGCAAGGGTAAAGGCGGTCTTACGAAGGGTTGGGAAGGAGAGAAGGCAAACCCAATTCAGGCTCGGAAGTATCCATATAGACTTGGAAAAAAAGGAGGTTAAAAGGGGCGAAGAAGTTATTGAACTTACACCCACAGAGTTTCTAATATTGTCCGCCTTGCTTGAAAATTATGGCAAGCCCGTGAGCAGGGAATACCTTATAGAAAGGGTGCTAAAGAGAGATGTATACGATAGAACGGTGGATGTGCACATAAAGAAGCTAAGGGAAAAACTTGGTGAAGAGGGGAAAGCTATTCAGACAGTGAGGGGCTTTGGGTATAAGTTGGAAATATGA